The DNA window attttccttccaGTTTCTTTTGTCCAGTCCACATGAAAATGGTCTCTTTGACTCATAAATACCACCAATGGACTATTTGTAGCCTCTCAAAGATGCTCCAGGACTTGGCAAACGCACAAAAGGCTGCAGAAAGCGCCTAGGAGTTCAGCTGCGCACTTACTGACAATTGCTCTTCTGTATCAACTGTACGACTACTGGATGGACCAGAATAAGTTGAAACCATAGGGGTAGGACATGGTGTATTTGAGGAGTGGGCTTTGCTGTTTAAGGCCACtgatatgacattttaaaatggcattttgGAGCTTATATGTATTTGGGGCCAAAAGGGCCATTTCTGGGTTTTAGGGGTTCTCTGGGCTTTTTAGAAATGGTTTAGTCGAATTTGATCACCCCTACATATTCAACATACATGGAAGTGTCCTTTTTTGCAGGGATTGCTGGGAAGAAGACGGAGGTTGGGACTTTGGAGGGGAAGGCATAGGCACAGCCACTATCAAGAGGTAAGAAATTGTCTCTTCTGCTGTGGCCAATGGTGCCCAATGTTGGCTGGGAGGCACATGGAGACTGTATACTCCACATTTAGGCTGAAAAATTGCGGTTTTCAGGTGTATTTTGGTGTCTTTACAGTGTGATAGAGCAGGGAGGGTTCAGGGCATTATGGTGTGCATTAACAAGGAAATATGGAGGCACGGCTAGGGGGAGCCATAGCTGGGCAGGGAGGCAGTTGTCTGGCCATGAGCTGTTAGGAGAGGGggtgttttgcttgttttagtactcacaaacacagaagaactCCAGAAGACACTTCATTGTTGTATGTTAGTCTTCATTAATATAGTTATTGTTTGAGCTGCATTAGCCTCAAGGGTGTACACTTCCTTAAAAAGTCCCAATAGCTACACAGGATTTGATCTGTAAAGACAGAGAGCAAACTGTCATGTcacatgaagaaaaacattcaagtaagtcatgaaaatgtaaattatgtACTTTAGGAATAATTTTAATAGAATATAATGTGAATTTggattagcattagcattgcTGTGATCATAGAAAACTTTCAAGATGGCTACTCCACTGCAGGGAAACAGGTGAGAGCAGTCACTTCCTGGTTAGACAGACAGAGCTGCTTTGTTTATAACCATATAGTCAAATGTTTCTTCTTGGCAATGATTTAAACTTTATATTTTCCAATAGCTAGTTTCTCTATAGCCGTACAGTAATGCAGAAGCTGAGTCACCGAGCCACAACTTTAGGCCAAGACTTTCTGACAGATGTGGGAGTGCGTGTCCTCTGCTTTCTCTAAAGGCCATGCTGGTTAACCCACATGACGAGGCAATTTTAACCAGGGAACTGTAATAGGTCACATTTATTGGTCCttgattgacatttttattaacatATAAAACCCATATGATCATACATCAATCCTCAATTATCTTCAGTTTgattaaaaatgacacaaattgATCTGGCTCACTCGTTAAGACATGTCTTTGAAGTTGAAGAGTAGATTTAGGAATAATTTAATTTGCACAAAGGGTTAATATGCTGTTTCAGATTAAAACGCAACTGCAGGAAGCTGTCAGATACACCAAAATCAACTTATTCATGATAAATATAGCTCAGATTATCCAGTATTTAACAAATATCTTAAATTTTATGGTGGTATTGTTTCAGAGAGTGTCAAAAAACTGTTATTAACCTTTTCATTACCAGTCTCCTCTTGCagtttgctgtgttgtgttgagACGTGGACGGTTTTCTGCTGTAAAACATCATCTGtggaaaaaaggacaaaaaaaatagaaatacaacacatatgaatgtaatttgttGATAAATTATTAGCTGTCAAGTACCAACTATGTAGCAAAGAACTCTTTTTATCAGCAGTCATAATagggaaaagcaaaaaaatagaCATTTATGGGCAGAGCAGATGGCTTTCAGCACAAATGCTAAGAAGGTGAGTtgtaaaaattataaaattctGCAATAGTGACATTTCAGAAGCATCTTATGGgagatttaatttcattttacaagATTTTTCAAGAGTAGGTTTCAAAAGtatttaaataaagtgaaacatttgctcatgtttttattgaatttgtGCATTTAAACATACCGTCTAAAAGTTAACTTGAAGCTAAAGGGTTAAATCCTGCTCCTGACAGTCACATACAGTCTATGCTTTTAGTCCACAGAGGTGGTGCTGAAATCAAATGGTGGATATTATGGGTATCTTTGTCATTATAGGTAAATTACTGCCCCCTCTGGTGGACACggggatttaaaaacaaaaactgaaacacacacacaccacaatgTCCATTAcacagtgtgcgtgtgtgtgtgtgtgtgtgtgtgtgtgtgtctcagggccTCTTGAGCTTTGTGGTCATCAGCTGTGTGGGTCCCAAGTGACAGCACACAACATTGTTGTGATTATTATCTTTGTGACTCAGAGTGGTATGTGTCTGTAGTACCATGGCACACACGAGTTACTGAGGTGTAGTAGAAGATAACAGGACACTTAACACAAATGTCACAAAAGAGTCTTTGAACCAAATTTAGCCCTGTGGCTGATGTCACTGTCTTATATTATGCTTGTGTTTGTGGAAAAACACACTTGTATAATCCTGttttaacaaaacacaactATTAGGTGTCAACAGAGCTTTTACTGCTCAtgcacattttactttaaacctATAAATCCTGCCTCTAAACTAGCTGAGCACCATATAACATTTTGTATAGTAGTTTCTGTTATGTAATAAACAAGGCTTACAACCCAGTCAGCCGTCGCATATTTGTTTTCCCACTGTACTGTCTCGCCCATTAGCTGCTGCTAGCGTCTCAACATGCCTTCCTCATTTAGCTCGCTGCTGCTATCGCTGCTGCTGAGGAGCTATCAGCTCAGTCCATAGAAACACATAGAGAGCAGCCTGGTGCTGAAAGGCTTGAGTGCTGAATGCAGAGCTGTGTTGTACTGAAGCAGAGAGGCTGTTAACTCCTTCACTGCTGAAAACTGCAGACAAAAATCTGTTCACTTCCTGGttcagagagacagaatgaagCAAAATCAGCACTATGCAACTTCTGTGTTGGATATATTTGAGTTGCATCTTTTGTCTGAatctttgtatgtgttttgtttcaggaatCATCCTGATCAGGACCAGAGTCCCTTTCTCACTTTAACAACCCAGGACGAGGTTCCTGTGTGAGCTTGAAGAGAAGAAATTTGATGTAAGAAGCGACAACTGTCCTCCAACAGTTAAACAGCAGCTTTAGTTCACAATCATTTGTCTTGTCATGTTGGAATATTCtgtgaaactgaaattaaatgctTATTCTCTGTGGCTGTCAAAGCTGTCAGAGAACATTTCAGGCTGAAAGGAACTGAAATAATCAGTTAGTGATCATAAGCTCCTGTAGATCTGAACTGAATACAAGTTGCTCTGTCTAAAGAGTGTCAGCTGGATGTCAGCACAATCTAAATGCTACTATTAAATCAGTTCTGCTTGTAGtctttaagtttatttattgaGCAGCTTAGTAGGGGAGTCAGCTGATTTACCGCTGTGAAACTGTTGGTCAAGCTGATCCTTTAGACCATAACAATggactttttttcctttttcatgcCTCTCAAATAAGTTCTACACATGGATTTATACATACATCACATAATTATGgcttaattattattttcattgtcaattaatctgccaattactTTCtctgttaattgttttgtctataaaatgtcagaaaatagtccattataatttcccagcGCCCAAGTTatcatcttcaaattgcttgtttcatccgaccaacagtccaaatctcAAAGATATTGAATTTAATATCatatatgattaaaaaaaatgaaatcctcacatttgaacaTTTGGTTTGGTTGAACAAAAGCCACTTCATTCAAACCCCACATCCACAGTTTATccaaactttggaaagctccctCCACAGTcgcagaagacattatacatcTGTTTTCACCGGCTGAGTCGAACTCCTTGagatgagtaaactgaacttcatgagTAAAATGGGTGGAATGTCTCTTTAATACTACACTTGAAACTAAATGCTTTGCAAGTAATAAAGAACGTCTTGTAATCAAACATAATGCTAATTTTGATAAATGTGGCTGCAGCATCCTAAAGACCATCAGTTATAATAAACTGtgatctttctctcttcccatcTCTGTCAGACGTCCGCATCTGCACCGTCTGGACATCATGATGGAAGAGGACATCATCGAGGACCGGGCCAAGCTGAAGCAGGGCCTGGTCAAAGTGCTCCAGTGTGTGGCCACCATctcctcagcagcagctgtggttAACCCCATTTTTGGCGTGGCCGGTTCCCTGATCCGGGTGGTGCTGCACCACGTTGATGACGAAGACATCCGACCCTGAAGCGTGAGTTCGGCTCAGTCAACCGGGCGCTGGACCAGCTGTCCCAGCTGAATCGCAACACGCTGGTACAGATCAAGAAAGAAACACTGGATGGCCAGTACTGTCGCGTGGAAGAGAACCTGAAGAACCAGTTCAAAAAGTTCATGGAGATGGTGGAGGCACGGCCAGAGCACCGCGAGCGCAAGAAGGATGACTTCGAGGTGAGCTATTCCAATGACTTGGGAGACCAGAACCTCCACACGCTCTACGACGGCGTGGTGGGCAAACCGAAGCTCTTCAGCAGACCGATCCTGGAGGTCTACCTGAAGCACTCGCAAGGCGACCGCCCCACTATGGAGCGACTCTGCACACGCCTCACCTACCTGTTCTGCATCGGCCTCATTGCCCTCATGGGCTACGCCGCCATCATCGGAGACGACGAGGAGGGTCTGAGTGAGGAGTGGGCCGAGAAGATGGAGAACGTGCAAGAGAAGATGCAGGAGGCTCTTCGCAAGTgcaaatgaagaagaagaagcatgaAGAagagcttttttccccctccactGCTGCTTTTGCTTCATATTCAGGACTCACATGTCCACATTCCCTCTGTAATTCCTTCCTCTTAGCTTTTTCTCTCCCTATAAGCACTTTGTaagcatctacagtatgttcactGCTTGAAAGTCCAGTGATAATAATGACCAACAATATGTCTCATGCGCTTCCAAACACAAACTTGCTGCATATGCAGGCGGTCTTTGAGCCACAGGCATGTATTTTCTGTCCAGGTTGAGGTAAATTATTGAACAATATTTGCCTAGTTATGTGATAAATCTGGATAAGACTGCAGTGGTTGCAACTGATACAGAACACTTTGAGCCGTGGGatcattacaattcatcattCTCTATAGGCAAAATTTGAGCCATCAATGTAAGGAAATTACATGCTATATATCATCCGAAATAACACTCACACCAATATATCTGTTTGGAACTAAACATTATCTATAAATCAGGCGTTAACATAAATGTACCTTGGTCCCAGCTTCAGTGATATTGCAATGTATCCCGCCCATTATGCACctttggaaaatattttccatttattgtAGTTTTTTGAAATTACATGTATTACACTACAAGTAAATCAGTTTGTTGGAATGTGCAATTAGCCTGGCTAAAACCTCAATATTGGAGGCAACTGTATAAAGTTTAAAGGGGAGCAGGAAACAAGCTTATGCTGCTGTCAAATGTAGCTCCACTAGAGGGCCTATTTCTTATGTTATGCCATTGATGTAATAACTGCTATAAGACAGACTTTGTTTGCCAAACAAAGGAAATTAAGTTGTCAGCCAAGTTATAACTATAATCTACAATATAAAAAAGGtaagcaaaaccaaaacaagtaACAAACATCCCAACGTTTTCAGAGCTATGAATGTAACTACACCAGTATCATCATATAATCATTATCATATACTACAAATGATCATACTGCCATGTGCAACTTAACAAAATATGTGCCAcagatattgtatattttttatgcATGGAGTTCATAGACTGCATACTTGTTGCTGTCGAGTACCAAATTGAATCTAACTACACTAATTTCTCATGCTGCTGTACTGagttctttatttttctttactcTAAGTGAACATTTGCAGTTAGAGAATTGAAAACACTAACAGTACACAATCAATCTGATTTGTTGTAACACTACTCTGCTCTGGCAAAATGAACTCTTCACCACAGCAGGATACACTAAATATAATTTGCTATTTATAAAAGGTTAATAATAACCTTTGGGTTGGCTTAATATGTGCTTCCATTTTCACTACCcatatttgttttatctttattcTATACACAACTGAGgtatttgactttttaaatgtgGTATCATAGGAAGTCATAATGTCACTGGATGAATCCTTCCACTCTTGACTTGTTCAATTCTGTCActcttattttctatttgatGTGTCTTATTGCCAAAATAGCAATGCAGAAGGTGAAGTGttaatgtaatatattaataaaatgctCAATGGTTTCTTTGATGTATGGCCATTTAGAGCCTGTGAAACATTTAATGCCCATtatttgagttttgtttgttttttcacagttAAGTCTCAGCATCAAGATAAAGGTTTTGGCTCTCCGTGCTCTTCTAATACACTTCCTCATCTGACCAACAGTACCTAGATGTGCCgttgtattgttgtattttcttttaaggGTTTTTGTTTTAAGCATCATTTGTGTGTAAGGCATTATGTTTTGAAAGGTCTATACGCTACAGTTTATATTTTCAACTTGCAggttaaaatgtttgtaaatgtgtcttttttgttttagcaAACGGGTGGTATCAGTAGTACCGATATTCTTTTCATATTCTGCACAGGTCTAGCCTGTTTTACTTGCATCCTTTCAATACATAACTCTGTCctaaacatgtttatgtttctgTGGCATTGTGCCATCTCTCTTATTGTTACAACAGATTCAGTATATGCTACATATATATAGTCAAAATGCTGTTGATATGGAAGAATATTATATGAACCACTTAAAGGCTTTTTTTAATTGTCATATATGTGAATATGTTGCCTCTTTTGTTAAGAATCTTTGATGCCTGGTTGTACATGTACCACTATAAATAAACATGAGTGATACTGATATGGAGTAGTTTAATTATTTACTATAGTGACAGCAGCAATGTGGAGAAATACTCCACTATTAGTTGAAGTTTTGTATTGGTGTTAAAATGTATCAATGTATTAAAGGTGATGTATTTGGGATGTAGAAGGATCCTCTTTAGagcattaaattatttatgttaAATACTGTTATAATATAGGCAGTTGTCATCCAATCAAAAAGATACCTCTATATCCACTGAGCCCCTATCACAGTATATAGACTGTTAAACTAAATGAACACATTCATATGTTTTAATTACTGTGAGATTCACTATGTGGCCAATAGTATGTGGACACTGTCGACTTGACTGTACACATACTTGTATACTTTTGGTCTGTGctgttttcatggtttgggcttGGCCCCACAGTTACATCTCAATGATACAGCACACAATGATATTATTTCCAATAGTGGGCTTACAGCTTTGTAGCAACAGTTAGGGGGAGGTCCTTTCCTTTTTCGACATGATAGTGCCCCTGTGCACAAAACGACGTCcataaagaaattatttttccagtttggtgtggaagaacttgactgacttgcacagagccctgacctcaaccccatccaacacatttgggatgaactggaacacagACTGTGATccaggccttatcacccaacatcagcgTTGGACCTCATTAATGTTCTCCTGGCTgaacaaatccctgcagccatgctccaaaatcttgtggacaacagagtggaggctgttatagcagcagattaatgcccatggcTTTTGAATGAGATGTCCAATtacaaaaacatccactgtacctgtaaatgtatctcattgtttatgtaaatattatcactttttaaatctatgcacactgtgcatactgtatatattgtcatatccacctacctcatgtatataaagcaacctgcTACATTAATCaaatttatttcagcaccatttgcaccaattgtcttactgtttacaaatgttagttgttttttgtactgttttatCTATATGCACCTAGcagcttaatgtttgtttaccttgttgtccttgtttttagctgtatttatgtctatttatgtgtatgtacattgagGGCAACAtaaaaccagagtcaaattccttgtatgtgtacacatacctggccaataaaagTTGATTCTGAATTATCgcatatgggtgtaatgtttgggTGTCCATATACCACAAAAGCATAAAGCAAGTGTCAAAAAATACATTGCAAGTATGGgtagaaaatatatattattcataaATATAGTTTAAGTGCGTAGTGTATGCATTATAGTATGCATTTTTCACTAGAAAATGCATGCAAAATGTGTGCTGGAAGCATTTTAATCGAGATTATCAGATTCTGACACAAACATATGAAACAATCATGCAAGTGgcttttttcagtttgacaaatatattattattattaatatattattattattaatatattattattattattattattattattattattattattattattattatttcaatctacattatatttattgagTAAAAGATTCAAACCCAAGACGCCTTGTTTTATCTGACTGCATCATTCCATCAAACTGAAATACTTTAAGGGTCTTGTACATAATTGCCCACAATTGAGCCTATTTGGTACCTTTGGAAAATCAGAGATCTTTATTGGTACAAAATGTGTATAACTTAACATGTAGAAAATGTCCTCAGATGGTGCATTAGGAGGCTTAAAGGTGCAATTTACTGATTTTTACACAAGAGGGCGTCACTTGCTTCACCATTACACCTGTTTTCACTGAACTCCCCGAGGGCCCTCAGGACTAAAGCATCACATCTGCGTTTCCAAACTGACGAGCTATT is part of the Siniperca chuatsi isolate FFG_IHB_CAS linkage group LG9, ASM2008510v1, whole genome shotgun sequence genome and encodes:
- the LOC122881203 gene encoding LOW QUALITY PROTEIN: protein rapunzel-like (The sequence of the model RefSeq protein was modified relative to this genomic sequence to represent the inferred CDS: inserted 1 base in 1 codon) is translated as MMEEDIIEDRAKLKQGLVKVLQCVATISSAAAVVNPIFGVAGSLIRVVLHHVDDEDIRXLKREFGSVNRALDQLSQLNRNTLVQIKKETLDGQYCRVEENLKNQFKKFMEMVEARPEHRERKKDDFEVSYSNDLGDQNLHTLYDGVVGKPKLFSRPILEVYLKHSQGDRPTMERLCTRLTYLFCIGLIALMGYAAIIGDDEEGLSEEWAEKMENVQEKMQEALRKCK